CTGGGATAATCAGGAGGTCAAGGCACCCTATATGCCCCTTGTCCATTCCGGACATTTTTACTTTCCTGTTTATAAGGATGCAAGGGTGCTTGTGGCCCTTGATTTTCAGAAGGCAGCCATTGTTTCCTGTCTGGACTGGCGGGGTGAGTCAAGGTTGCCCCAGGATACCCAGGGCAACAGGATTTTCATGGGCCTGAAGCCGGACAGCCGCACAGCCATCAGCCATACCTATGAAAACAAGCTGCCTGTTTTCACCATGGAGCGGGTGGAGGATAAGGATACGGAGACCATCATTTTTTCAGATGGTAATCTTCTGATTCAGACCTGCGAGAAAAAGGAATAGGCAAAAGCCGGGGATCATACGCCCGGCTTTTTGACATCCGCTGATCATTTTAAACCTTATTTTTACGGGCGAAAGGCAGAATATGGGAACTCTGGTCTGTCGCATTGAACTGGATAAGCATAAGGGGATCACCGTTACCGTGGAAAATGAGGATGGCGGAATCACCCAGACCATATCCATGGATGGCACTTCCATTGTCACGACATGCAAGGGCGATGAGGAAACCAGTACCATCACCCAGAAGCAGGACAGCATTGCCATAAAATGCAAGACCTTTACCCTTGATGCCGAGGAGATCACCTGCCATTCCACAAAGAATACCACCCATAAAAGCGATGAAAAGTATGATGTGAAAAGTACCAAAGACATGACGCTCACCACGGATGCCGCACTGAAGGTCAAGGCTTCCAAAAAAGCGGAACTCAGTGCCCAGAGTGTGGATATCAAGGCCGATAACAAGGCGTCTTTCTCGGGTATGGATGTTGTTGCAGAAGCGAAGCAGAAGGCGGAGATGAAAGGCCTGATGCTGAATCTTTCCGGCAAGACCAAGGCTGAAATGAAAGGGCTGGCCGTGAAGGTCGCAGCGGATGCAGCCCTTGACCTTGAGGGCCAGCTCACAACTCTTAAGGGTTCCATTGTCAATGTACAGGGTTCCATGGTTAAGATTGGCTGATATTATCGGGGGAAATGATGCGCATGGACGAAAGAATGTACAAGGCCTTTCAGGAGGAAATGAATGCCCTTGAGAGTTTCCGTATCTCCTATGCGGCATTGTATCCATCTGTTCCTCTGGAGCGGAACGATCCCGATGTGAAGCGGCTCATGGAGGCCATGGCCTTTTTTGGCGCAAGGTCAAGGCTTGCGGCGGAACGCCATGTGCTGGCCCTGAGACAGAGGCTTTTTCATCAGTTTTTTGATTACCTTGTTTCTCCTGTGCCTGCCATGGCCCTTCTTCAGGCCAGACCCTCATCCCAGCTTGTGGATCCAGTGAGCATTCCCGCAGGCTCGGAGTTTCTTATGACGGTGCCGGATGGCAGGCAGGCTTTTTTCAGGCTTGTTACGGGCCTAAGACTTTTTCCCCTTGCAGTGAAAAGCGTCAGTACCCTGCTGGGGGCAGGCCGGGGTTTTCGTATTCTTCTGCGTCTGGCTTCGCCCTTTGCACGCCGTGATGACAGATGGACACTGAACATGCACATCACCCATCTGAATGATTTCAGGGATTCTCTTAAGCTGCTGCACATCATAAAAAAGCATCTGAAGCAGGCTTCCGTGGTTTATGAGGATGACGTGGACGAAAACAGCAAAGGTCTTCCCTGTACCTTAAAATTTGGCATGCAGCCGCTGGCTGAGGGAGAGGAAGGGGCCGAGCTGATTACCCATCCTCTGGAAAGGGAAAGGCTGGCTTTTACCCTTCCCCAGCAGGATCTTTTCATGAATGTAGAGCTGCCCCCTTCTCCGGATGCCTGGAAGCGGCTGACCATATGTCTGGATATGGATGATGGCTGGCCCAGAAATACGGTGCTGCATCCGGATATGTTTCAGCTTTTTGTTGCTCCCGTGGTGAACCTTAAAAAGGATTTTACCCATCCCCTCTTCTGTGAGGGGCTGAGGGAACGCTATGATCTTTTCCATCCCAGACCAGAGTACGGGTTTGCCCTGCATTCGGTAAAGGGGGTGTATGAGGTGAGCAAGGAAGGCCTTTCTCCCCTGATGCCGGGTATTGTATCCGGGAGCAGCGGTTCCTACGAGATGGATTATGCATCAGGCGGGTCAGGGGGGGCTGTCAACGGACTGATCCTTAATTATCCGGAGGCCTTTGACGGTGGCAGGCAGATTGCCGTGGAAGGTCTTTGGCATCAGCCATGGATTTCCCGTTTTATGGGCCAGAAGCTCAGTATTGTTCCCTTTACCAGACAGATTCCAGGGGTTCGCTGGGACTGGGCCGGGCGGGGTTTTATGGAAAATACCTTTCTTCAGCATGAAGACGGTGTTCTGCAGCTTGTGACACTGATGAACAAGACCATACTGAACGTGGAAGATATCCGTCTGATTCTTGCGGCTTCAGGAATAGACAGGATACCTGAGTACAGGGAAGCCATGGGGCTGCTGGAGGATGCACGCTGTCAGCATGC
Above is a genomic segment from Desulfobotulus mexicanus containing:
- a CDS encoding type VI secretion system baseplate subunit TssF — protein: MDERMYKAFQEEMNALESFRISYAALYPSVPLERNDPDVKRLMEAMAFFGARSRLAAERHVLALRQRLFHQFFDYLVSPVPAMALLQARPSSQLVDPVSIPAGSEFLMTVPDGRQAFFRLVTGLRLFPLAVKSVSTLLGAGRGFRILLRLASPFARRDDRWTLNMHITHLNDFRDSLKLLHIIKKHLKQASVVYEDDVDENSKGLPCTLKFGMQPLAEGEEGAELITHPLERERLAFTLPQQDLFMNVELPPSPDAWKRLTICLDMDDGWPRNTVLHPDMFQLFVAPVVNLKKDFTHPLFCEGLRERYDLFHPRPEYGFALHSVKGVYEVSKEGLSPLMPGIVSGSSGSYEMDYASGGSGGAVNGLILNYPEAFDGGRQIAVEGLWHQPWISRFMGQKLSIVPFTRQIPGVRWDWAGRGFMENTFLQHEDGVLQLVTLMNKTILNVEDIRLILAASGIDRIPEYREAMGLLEDARCQHAPCRKPSGNTVLKEVYSLGFRDVGEAVMPLLENFRRHVQRILNAWVADTPVEVEMESGLTPVRRGKTA